A stretch of DNA from Candidatus Aminicenantes bacterium:
TTTCCTGCTGGCGGTTTACGTTTCCACCAAGCCCGAATTGAAAATCCTCAGCGAGCTGGTGCGGCTGCTGTAAAGCGACGCCGACCTTTTCAAGACATTTTACAGCAACGGCTTTTTGACCTTCATGCTGGTCATTTTAAGCATCTTCAGCGGCGCCGACCTGATCTCCAGCGATTTGAAATTCAAGGCCTTCCCCCTTTATTTCGCGCGGCCGCTTTCGCGCAGCGATTACCTGCTGGGAAAATTTTCCGTCATCCTCTTCTACCTCCTGCTCTTCACCCTGGTGCCGGGGATCCTGCTGCTGCTGTTCAAGATGATCTTTACCGGCAGCCTGGCCGTTTCGCCCCTGCTGGTGCTGGCCATCCTGGTCTTTCCCCTGCTGGAATGCGTTTTCCTGGCAGCGCTGACCCTGGCCCTTTCCATTCTCAGCCCCAACACGAGATTCATCCAGATCGCCATATTCCTGGTCTACATGTTCTCCAACAACCTGGCCCAGATCCTGAAGGTCATCTTCAAGAGCGACCGTTTTTTCATCATCTCCCTGCAAAGCAACATCGAGCAACTGGCAAGCTTTCTTTTCGGGCTGCAGCCGAAATACGATTACCCGGGCTGGCTGGCGCTGCTGCCGCCCGTTGTTGTTTCGCTGCTGGCTTTCTGGCTGCTCAGCTGGCGCATCAAAAAAGCGGAGGCGCGCTCATGAACGCCGTGCTCCGGGCCGAAAAACTGTCCAAGTGGTACGGCAACATCCTGGGCATCAGCGACATCAACCTCGAGATCGGCCCGGGCATCACCGGACTTCTCGGGCCCAACGGCGCCGGCAAATCGACATTTTTGAAGATCGCCGCCGGCCAGCTCAAGCCGAAAATCGGCAGCTTGCAGATATTCGGGGAAAACGTTTTCGCCAATCCCAGGCTGTTCAAGCGCATCGGTTTCTGCCCCGAATACGACTGCGCCTACATGGAAATGAGCGGCTGGCAATTCATCATGCTGCTGGCCCGGCTGCACGGTTTCGCGGCCGGCGCAGCGGCGGCGACGTGTGAAAAGGCGCTGGCCACGGTGGGCTTGCTGGAGAGCAGGGACCGAAAGATCAAGGGCTACAGCTTCGGCATGCGCCAGCGCCTGCGCCTGGCCTCGAGCATCCTCCACGAGCCGGAGCTGTTGATGCTCGACGAGCCCTTGCGCGGCATCGACCCGGTCTGGCGCATCAAGATCATCCAGCTGATCAAGGAATACGAAAAACAGGGGCGGACGGTGATCGTCTCGTCGCACATCCTGCCTGAGATCGAAGCCATGACCAACGAGATCGTCCTGATCCACCAGGGCAAGATCTTCGCCAAGGGCGACATCCAGCGCATCCGCGGCCTGATCGACAGCCACCCGCACCAGATCTCCATCCATTGCCCGGACCCGCGCCTCCTGGCGGCGAAACTCGTCGGCAACGAGTACGTGCTCAGCCTGGATTTCCCGGCCCAGGAACGCAGCCTCACCGTCAAGACCGATCAGCGCGACCATTTCTTCAGCGCCCTGATGCGCCTGATCGCGGTGGAAAAAATGGCCGTGGAGGAGATCACCTCACCCGACGACAACCTGCAGGCGGTATTCGATTACCTGATCGGGAAATAGCCATGAAAAACTTGAACGCCATCCCCATCATCTTCGCCAGCTTCTTCAAGACGGGGCTCAAGGCCGTACGCACCCGGGTGTTCATCCTGCTCGGACTTCTCCCGGTGGCGCTGATGGTCATCGTGCGCTTGGTGGACGCGTCCAGCGCCCCCGATTTTTTTTCCAAGGTCATGCTGTCGTTGTATTTCCAGCTGCTCATCCCGGTGCTGGCCCTGTTTTTCGGCAGCACCATCGTCAACGAGGAATTGGACAACAAGACCCTGGTCTACCTGACCGTCGCGCCGGTGCCGCGCCGGGCCGTTATCCTGGGAAAATACCTGGCCGCCTTCCTGCTGGTTCTGCTGATCGTCGGCAGCGGCTTTTTGCTCTCTTTCCTGGCGGCCGTTGCCAGCCGCCTCGGCCAGGCCGCAGCCTGGGAGGAATTGGGGGTTTTCCTGGGCACATCCGTTCTGGCCCTTTTCTGCTACAGCACCCTATTCACCCTGGCCGGCACCTTCATGAAGAAGTCGATCCTCATCGGCCTGTTCTTCGTTTTCGGCTGGGAAAGCGTGGTGCAGTATTTCCCCGGCGTGACCCAGAAATTCACCATCATCCACTGGATCAAGTCGCTGCTGCCGGTCCAGGCCGACCAGGGCGGCTTCCTCATCTTCCAGCTCCAGCCCTCTCCGGCCCTGGAATCGGTGCTGGTGCTTCTCATCGCCGGCCTGATTTTTCTTATCGCCGCCGTCTTCATCTTCGAGCGCCGGGAATATATTCTTTCAGATAACGCCTGATTTTTTTTAGTCAAGTTCAATTAAAATTAATAAAAATCTCAATCGGAGCATTGCTATTGATATACTCGAAACTCATCCCCCCACCCCTTCTCTTGGCAAGAGAAGGGGAGTAGCTGTGCTCCCCTCTCTTTTTGAAAGAGAGGGGCTGGGGGTGAGTTTTTTTCAACGAACCTCAAAAAATCATTGACATTCCTTATATCGCTTGCTATCTTACATGTAAGATGGAGGTGGAGCATGGAAAATATCGATTTTACGCGCTTGTCGTCGAAGGGGCAGATCGTCGTGCCGCGCCGCATCCGCGAAAATCTGCGCCTCATCGATGGCGAGATTTTTCTCATTTTCGGCACCGACGATACGTTGGTCCTGAAACGGGTGCAAAAACCCTCCGCCGCCGAGTTCAGCAAGCTGTTGATCCGCAGCCGCAAGTTGGCCAAAGAAAAAGGCCTTTCGAAGAAAGACCTGGAGCGCGCCATATCGGACGTCCGTAATGCGAATCGTCGTTGACACGAATGTTCTGATTTCCGGAATACATTGGGGCGGGATTCCAGGTAAAATCATTCAAGCCTGGGCCAATGATCGCTTTAAAGTTGCCTGTTCAGCGAAAATCATTCGGGAGTACAGCGATGTGCTGCACCGTGTGAATCTGGGAATGCCTCACGCAGAATCAGACAATATTCTGTCTTTCTTGATCAGTCAGTCCGAGATTGTTCAACCGAGTCATTGGTTCAAAATCGTTCATGAAGATCCGGAAGACGACAAGTTCATCGACTGCGCTTTTCATGCCCAAGCCAATATAATTCTCTCTGGAGATAAGCATCTCCTGCGGCTGGAAAAATTCGGCCCAATCCGCATATTGTCCCCTTCCGAATTCAAACAGAAATATCCGCGCATTTTTAGCTAAGGCTTTATTCTTATTCTACATTAATTCATCAGAAAGACTTTAAGAAAGGGGGAGAGGCAGATAATATTTTTTAGCTTGCCGTCTTCATCTTCCAGCGCCGGGAATACATTCTATCAGACAATGCCTGAGGGCTTTTCCTGCAAATAACCGTCGCAGGAAAAGCACTCATTCATTGCCTCTCCGACAACGCCTGACGAAAGCCGGGCGGATAATTCTGTCGACTGCGGATACATCATTGACACTTCTGAAATTAAACAACTCAGGCCAGCAAGTTGATGATATTTATACCTTTCCTTTTGAAACTTTGCAGATGGCGGTCGGTGCTGTAAATGGTGTGCACGCCGGCCTGCAATAGTGAGGCCAGAATCAAGGCATCGACGGCGGGGATGTCATTGCCGTGAGCCAATCGGGCCGCAGCATCCAGCACTTCGCAATCATTAATCCAAACCACCTGGCAAACGGCCATTATGGCCTCAATCGTCAACTGAACGGCAGCAATGGCCAAACCGCCTTTTAAAGCAAGCCTTTTCAGTTCATATATGGTCAAACTGCATACAACAGCATCCGTTTCGCCGTCGACAATGTTTTTCCATTTTTCAACAGCCTGGTCATTTCCCTTCAACAACTCAACAAAAAAACCGCTATCAAGCCCGGTCATGGTCGTCCTTTCTGCTCTTTTCAAGAAACTTGTGTATGTCCTTGTCTACTTCTGACTTGCCTGCCAGCGCCAACAATTGATAGCCAAGTTTTTTTTTCTTTTTTTCCTGCAAATAATAAAGCAGCGCCTCTGCAGTCAGAGAAGAGACGGATTTCTTTTCATTCTCAGCCACATTCTTGACGGTTTTACCCAGTCTTTCGGAAATACTTACCGACAGTCTCATGGGAGTCTCCTGTTATGCACATAATTGTGTACATAAATATATTATTACAAAAAAGCAATTTTTTCAATCGCATTGCAAAAATAAATAAAAATCAGGGCATGCGCTAGACGGCCGAATTGATGTTCATGCCCGCGGCCGAAAATTTGCCAGGGAAAGAAGTTTTACCGCCAAGGATCTCGATAAGGCGATCGTGGACGCCCGTAATGCTGATCGTCATTGACACTTCAGCGAATCCGGATAAGCGGCCAGTACACCCAGATAGAAATCGGGCATGTCCTTCTGGAAACCGTTTTGCTTGTAAATGGCGAATGTCTTGCGCATCAGCGCTTCGTTGAATGCCGGCGTATAGGCGGTGAATGATCTGCCGATATTGCCGCTGCCCGCATCCAAGTCAAGCACTTTGGCCCCCAAAGCGCAATCAAAGGACAAGTCCTTGAAGCTGATCGTACGCAATCCGGGATTCTTCAGCGTGCGGATGTGGATCTCCAGGTTGCGCGGATCGTAGACGAAACGCCATTGGGTGGGGCTCTCGGCAACATCGCAATGGACCTCGTCCAGGATGGCCCAGGCGCGCTCGAGCAGTTTTTTCTCCCTGCCGGGCAGACGGACGGCGACGGCCAGGGCCATGAAACGGTCGGGGTCGTTGATGGTCGTACCCAGCGGCTTGGCGCCGCCGAAGTCCTGGAAACCCAGTCGCGCCGCCAGGCACTCGGCATAGGTCAGGTTGGTGAGCGCCGGCACGGGCAGGTCCTTGCCGCGGTAGATTTGGGCTTTGCCGTCGATGAACTCGACGATCGCCTCGTCGCCGAGGCGGTCCAGCAGGTGGAAATGGAGCTTGCTGCCCATGGGCATGATGCGCACCCGCTCGACAACGGCGACGGCGTCAACGACGGTCGCGCCGGAGTCGAGCAGGTATTGCATCCACTGCAGTTCCATCACTCCCGGCCGTCCGTCGCGCCCGGGATAGGCGGCGGTGAAGTGCCACATCATCTCGACCACCAGCCCGGCCTCGTTCATGCCGCCCATGGGAAACTCGCGCCCCACCTGGTTGAAGGTGACGCTGCCGTACTGCGCCGTCCAGGCGGCGGCATTCTCGCCGGGAAAGACCAGCGCCATCTTGGCCAGGCCGCGCGGGTTGAGCATGATGGCGCCGTTGCCGGTAAAGAAGTCGAAGTTGCGGCCGAGCAGGAGCCTGTCTCCTTTCTGCAGAACGAAAGTCGAACAGGGAAAAACCTCTCCGGGCGCCGCGGCCATGGCCAGCAGCAGCACGATCCAGATCATTAACCACATACTCTTTTTCATCTTGTCCTCCTTGATGACGGACGGTTCGCCGTCCGCGCTTCCACCTTAAAGGCGAAAAGCGCGCGTGTAAAGGGGTCTTGTGACGGATGGCAAGACATTGTGACGGATGGCAAAAAGATCGGTAAAAAAGGCGCGGTTACCGGCTCCGCATCACTTGGCGGAACTCGCTGACGTAGTGCCGCGCCACCGGCAGCGTGGCGGCGTAATCCCTAAGCGTCAGCTTGAGCCCCTGGGCGTTGCCGGCCACCTTCACGATCTGGGCAATGTTGACGATGCAGGTCCGGTGGCAGCGGAACAGCTGCGGGAAGAAGGGGCGCAGCTGGCGCTCGACGCGGGTCAGGCTGCTGCGCAACAGCACCCGGCCGGGTTTTTCGCCCTTGTGAAAGACCTGAACATAGTTTTCCTCGGCCTGGATGAACAGCAGGTCGGCCAGGGCGACGCGGAACGAGTCCTTGTTGTTCTCGGCCACGATCTCCACCGGCAACGGCGCCGCTGTTTTCCCCGGCAACGGCAACAGCGCGGCCGGATGTTCCAGGCGGCAGTTGGCTTCAACGACAACGCGGGTGTTGCGCCGCAACAGCAGGGCGTAGTTGATCAAATTAATGACCGTGATCGGGAGAATGGCGATAATGAACGTATCGAAAACGATCGTCCGCAGCCGCACCCATTGGGCCGACAGCCCGAAATGAGCGCATACAGCTCCGGAGAGCAGGGTGCATCCCAAGCCGATGGCCAGCGTCACCCAGCCCATGAAGAGGATCTGCCGACCGAGGCTCCAGTTTTCCTCCTTGAAAAAGCGCGGCCACAGACGCGGCAGCAGCTGGTTGTTCAGGATGATGGCCGCGCCGGTGATCAGCCCATAGCCGATGTAGAGCGTCCAGCGCGGCGCCCGGGGGAGCAGGAAGAATCCAAAGGGCTCGAAAACGGCGAAGAACAGGGTGACGAAAAGTCCGCTGCCGAGGCTGTAAAAAACGGTGGCCAACGGCGACGAATCGGCCGGGTAGGGGCTTTTAAAAATTGCCAGGATCTTGGAAGCCATCGGCCGTCCTGCCGCTGACAAACGCGCCCCTCAAGGCAAACGGTAGACGACCGAGTTGATATTCATGCCGGCGCCGACCGAGGTCAGGACGATATTGTCCCCCGGCACGAGGGCGTGATCCTCCAACTTGCCTTTCAGCAGCAGGTCCAAAAGCGTGGGCACAGTGGCTACCGAGCTGTTGCCCAGCCAGGAGATGGTCATGGGCATGACCTCGGGCTTGTACTCGCCGCCGCAAATTTTGAACAGGCGCTTGAGGATCGCCTCGTCCATCTTTTCGTTGGCCTGGTGGATCAGCACCTTGCGGATGTCGGCGATCCCCAGCCCCGCCCTCTCCAGGCTCTCCTTGGCGACCAATGGCACGGTCTTCAGCGCATACTCATAGAGCTTGTGGCCGTCCATTTTCAGGTACAGTTCGTCGCCCTGATGCTGCGGGTCGAATGACTTGCCCATCCACAGCATGTAGGCGTGCTCGATGGTATCGCTGCGGGACGCTTGGGCCAGGATGCCCCGCGGCTTGGCGCTGGCAGCCGCCGCCAGAATCACCGCGCCGGCGCCGGCGGCATAGATCATGCTGTCGCGGTGACTTGATGTAGTAGTCGGCCTGGATGACGCC
This window harbors:
- a CDS encoding LytTR family DNA-binding domain-containing protein is translated as MASKILAIFKSPYPADSSPLATVFYSLGSGLFVTLFFAVFEPFGFFLLPRAPRWTLYIGYGLITGAAIILNNQLLPRLWPRFFKEENWSLGRQILFMGWVTLAIGLGCTLLSGAVCAHFGLSAQWVRLRTIVFDTFIIAILPITVINLINYALLLRRNTRVVVEANCRLEHPAALLPLPGKTAAPLPVEIVAENNKDSFRVALADLLFIQAEENYVQVFHKGEKPGRVLLRSSLTRVERQLRPFFPQLFRCHRTCIVNIAQIVKVAGNAQGLKLTLRDYAATLPVARHYVSEFRQVMRSR
- a CDS encoding linear amide C-N hydrolase, whose translation is MKKSMWLMIWIVLLLAMAAAPGEVFPCSTFVLQKGDRLLLGRNFDFFTGNGAIMLNPRGLAKMALVFPGENAAAWTAQYGSVTFNQVGREFPMGGMNEAGLVVEMMWHFTAAYPGRDGRPGVMELQWMQYLLDSGATVVDAVAVVERVRIMPMGSKLHFHLLDRLGDEAIVEFIDGKAQIYRGKDLPVPALTNLTYAECLAARLGFQDFGGAKPLGTTINDPDRFMALAVAVRLPGREKKLLERAWAILDEVHCDVAESPTQWRFVYDPRNLEIHIRTLKNPGLRTISFKDLSFDCALGAKVLDLDAGSGNIGRSFTAYTPAFNEALMRKTFAIYKQNGFQKDMPDFYLGVLAAYPDSLKCQ
- a CDS encoding AbrB/MazE/SpoVT family DNA-binding domain-containing protein, whose translation is MENIDFTRLSSKGQIVVPRRIRENLRLIDGEIFLIFGTDDTLVLKRVQKPSAAEFSKLLIRSRKLAKEKGLSKKDLERAISDVRNANRR
- a CDS encoding putative toxin-antitoxin system toxin component, PIN family is translated as MRIVVDTNVLISGIHWGGIPGKIIQAWANDRFKVACSAKIIREYSDVLHRVNLGMPHAESDNILSFLISQSEIVQPSHWFKIVHEDPEDDKFIDCAFHAQANIILSGDKHLLRLEKFGPIRILSPSEFKQKYPRIFS
- a CDS encoding PIN domain-containing protein is translated as MTGLDSGFFVELLKGNDQAVEKWKNIVDGETDAVVCSLTIYELKRLALKGGLAIAAVQLTIEAIMAVCQVVWINDCEVLDAAARLAHGNDIPAVDALILASLLQAGVHTIYSTDRHLQSFKRKGINIINLLA
- a CDS encoding ABC transporter permease subunit; its protein translation is MKNLNAIPIIFASFFKTGLKAVRTRVFILLGLLPVALMVIVRLVDASSAPDFFSKVMLSLYFQLLIPVLALFFGSTIVNEELDNKTLVYLTVAPVPRRAVILGKYLAAFLLVLLIVGSGFLLSFLAAVASRLGQAAAWEELGVFLGTSVLALFCYSTLFTLAGTFMKKSILIGLFFVFGWESVVQYFPGVTQKFTIIHWIKSLLPVQADQGGFLIFQLQPSPALESVLVLLIAGLIFLIAAVFIFERREYILSDNA
- a CDS encoding ABC transporter ATP-binding protein → MNAVLRAEKLSKWYGNILGISDINLEIGPGITGLLGPNGAGKSTFLKIAAGQLKPKIGSLQIFGENVFANPRLFKRIGFCPEYDCAYMEMSGWQFIMLLARLHGFAAGAAAATCEKALATVGLLESRDRKIKGYSFGMRQRLRLASSILHEPELLMLDEPLRGIDPVWRIKIIQLIKEYEKQGRTVIVSSHILPEIEAMTNEIVLIHQGKIFAKGDIQRIRGLIDSHPHQISIHCPDPRLLAAKLVGNEYVLSLDFPAQERSLTVKTDQRDHFFSALMRLIAVEKMAVEEITSPDDNLQAVFDYLIGK